A stretch of Lathyrus oleraceus cultivar Zhongwan6 chromosome 6, CAAS_Psat_ZW6_1.0, whole genome shotgun sequence DNA encodes these proteins:
- the LOC127096397 gene encoding uncharacterized protein LOC127096397 encodes MEAPRKSNVTYHFIDTKIGPLHQIKALITPDHVGLFQDTYGNILPTVEDLDASQRSLIHTCLQFYDPQLRCFTFQDFQLAPLLEEYGMILGVPLQHCVSFNSDIPPLERKDIAKALHLEVFVVKENLSSKGGLSGFHLDFLVDKAEECAAQGNWEAVCALLALSVYGIMLFADEPKFVSMSVIHIFLLKNLIPTLLGDFYFSVHNKNEKRRGRLVRCCAPLFHKWLVGHLPNDDAFLNPHQARNWARRLVVLTAKDIRWCNKNTKGGDFVVSYGKYPNVPLLGMKGCIKYNPILLRRQLGYALTHAPKDQDLVESFYFPMQDNLKLEEYSD; translated from the coding sequence ATGGAGGCTCCTAGGAAGAGTAATGTGACCTATCATTTCATCGATACCAAGATCGGCCCATTGCATCAGATAAAAGCTTTgattactcctgaccatgtgggTTTATTCCAGGATACTTATGGCAACATCTTGCCTACGGTTGAAGACTTGGATGCTTCTCAGAGGAGTCTGATACATACTTGCttgcagttttatgatcctcaGTTGCGTTGTTTCACTTTTCAGGATTTCCAGTTGGCTCCTTTATTGGAAGAGTATGGTATGATCTTGGGTGTTCCTCTACAACATTGTGTCTCTTTCAACTCCGATATACCTCCACTAGAGCGTAAGGATATTGCTAAGGCTCTTCATCTGGAAGTGTTTGTTGTAAAGGAAAATCTCTCTTCTAAGGGAGGTCTATCTGGTTTCCATCTGGATTTTTTGGTAGACAAAGCCGAAGAGTGTGCTGCTCAAGGCAATTGGGAGGCTGTGTGTGCTCTGTTAGCATTGAGTGTCTATGGTATTATGTTATTCGCCGATGAACCGAAGTTCGTGAGTATGAGTGTTATTCATATCTTTCTGCTAAAGAACCTGATTCCCACCCTTCTTGGTGATTTCTATTTTTCGGTGCACAATAAGAATGAGAAGAGACGAGGGAGATTGGTCAGATGTTGCGCTCCATTGTTCCATAAGTGGCTCGTGGGGCACTTGCCAAATGACGATGCTTTTCTGAATCCGCATCAAGCCAGGAATTGGGCTAGAAGGTTGGTTGTCTTGACTGCTAAAGACATCAGATGGTGTAATAAGAACACCAAAGGTGGCGATTTTGTGGTTAGCTATGGGAAATACCCTAATGTACCATTGTTGGGTATGAAGGGTTGTATCAAATATAACCCGATTCTTTTGAGAAGACAGTTAGGGTATGCCTTGACTCACGCTCCTAAGGATCAAGATCTGGTGGAATCTTTCTACTTCCCAATGCAAGATAATCTAAAACTGGAGGAATATTCAGACTAA
- the LOC127096398 gene encoding uncharacterized protein LOC127096398: protein MGEPSDPVIVESVSMVEYNSLKQEKGKVDKLNAKLSEGLRKTLCTKKEAEREVQRLNEMQRQSNERIAEDADYIRKVCSGEDILKKACKAAKEQLGRAEYRLIERQQRWEELSDRRRQVEIEIRAENERLKSRENEQHEALRLAEQEIVELKVRAGVKRTKEQDKYRKLEEAVKTRNLLIQGLTEHPNDPVTEALLKEVREDSFGLDV from the coding sequence ATGGGAGAACCATCTGATCCGGTTATTGTTGAGTCTGTCAGCATGGTTGAGTACAACAGTTTGAAGCAAGAAAAGGGAAAAGTCGATAAGTTGAATGCGAAGCTGAGTGAAGGCCTCAGGAAAACTTTGTGCACTAAGAAAGAAGCTGAGAGAGAAGTTCAAAGATTGAATGAGATGCAAAGACAAAGCAATGAGAGGATTGCTGAAGATGCTGATTATATCCGTAAAGTCTGTTCAGGTGAAGATATACTGAAGAAAGCTTGCAAGGCTGCTAAGGAGCAGTTAGGAAGAGCTGAATATAGGCTTATTGAGCGCCAGCAAAGGTGGGAAGAATTGTCTGATCGCCGAAGACAGGTTGAGATAGAAATCAGAGCAGAAAATGAGCGGTTGAAGAGTAGGGAGAACGAGCAGCATGAAGCACTTCGATTGGCTGAACAAGAGATCGTCGAACTAAAGGTTCGAGCAGGGGTCAAGAGAACAAAAGAACAAGACAAGTACAGGAAATTGGAAGAAGCGGTCAAAACGAGGAATTTGTTGATTCAAGGCCTTACAGAACACCCTAATGACCCGGTTACAGAGGCGCTTCTTAAGGAAGTTCGGGAAGATTCGTTTGGGCTAGATGTTTGA